AAAGTTCGTGCCGCATGGCCGCAAGCGTTGATTATGGCCGGAAACGTAGTGACGGGCGATATGTGCGAAGACTTAATTTTAAGCGGAGCGGATATTGTAAAAGTGGGCATCGGGCCCGGCTCTGTCTGCACCACCCGCAAATTAACCGGCGTAGGCAGACCGCAATTTTCCACCGTTATTGAATGCGCCGATGCAGCGCACGGCGTCAGCGGTATGGTTTGTGCCGATGGAGGCTGCACCGTACCGGGAGATGTGTGCAAAAGTTTCTGTGCGGGCGCAGATTTTGTGATGTTGGGCGGTATGTTGGCCGGCCATGAGGAAAGCGCCGGAGAATTATGCACCAAACATTTTCAAACCGGAGAAGTGGACTTGATTGACGAAAACTCCTGTGCCATGAAATTGGTGGAAAAACAATACAAAAAATTCTATGGCATGAGTTCCGAATATGCCCAAGAAGCCCATTACGGCGGTATGAAAAAATATCGCGCCAGCGAAGGCAAAGTGGTAGAAATTCCTTTCAGAGGACCGATTGAACACACCTTGCTGTCTATTTTGGGCGGATTGCGCAGTTGTATGACTTATATCGGTGCAAAACGCTTAAAAGATATGCCCAAATGTGCCACATTCTACCGCGTTAACAGACAGTTAAACAATATATTCGGTGAAGAATAAACATAAAATGCATGTAAAAACCCCTGCACAGCGCAGGGGTTTTTGCATGTGGTTAAATATGTTTATTCTACATAACATCCAGTTGACACATACGGTCCAGAGCCGGAAGTACAACTAGTACCGGCTTTGGAAAAGCCAAGTTTTTTACATAAAGAAGCATCCGGAGACATACAATGACGCTTCCCGTTAAAAATACTTAAATTGGGATAATCAAAGTCATTACTTCCATTTCTGCGATAAGCCAAACTACCACCGCCGGAGATAGTGGTATGATCTATACGATAATTAAAATGCTTTGTTTTATAATACTCTCCACTGGCGGGATTTCCGCTCTCATCCGTAAAAGAGATAGATAATTCCTCAAAGGGATAATATTGACTTACCGTCCCCATCTCCATATTTTTAATAGCTAAAGCATCATTAATGGCCTTGATAGTCGCCCATGCTTCGGCCGTACGAGATTTTTCTACTGCCGCTTGGTATTGCGGCAAAGCCACCGCAGACAAAATGCCAATAATCAGCACCACTACCAATAACTCAATCAGCGTAAAACCGCTGATATTGCGTTGAGACATTTTTTTCATATCCAAAACTCCTTTTTTGTTAATTTTTTCCTCATAGAAAAAATTTAACAAAAAAAAAACCAAGTCAAGATTTTTTCAAGTTTCCCTAAGAAAGACACAGCAAATCTTCTTTTTATTTTTTAAGGTATAAAATATCGCTCTTTTAACACAAAGACCTTCGGAAATGTTAGAATAAATCATACTTCGCAGATTATAATCTGCGACAAAGGAGACAGAAATGATTAACAATGGTGACAAAGTAAAATTTGATTATACCTTAACCGTAGATGGCAAAATTCAAGATACTTCTGCCGGTCGCGGTCCGTTGGAATATACGCACGGAGCAGGGCAGATTATCGTTGGTTTAGAAGAAGAATTAGCCTCTATGAACGTAGGAGATAAAAAGACTGTACAAATCAAAGCCGAAAAAGCCTATGGTCCCGTTTTGCAAGAAGCCATCCGCCGCGTACCCAAAGAAGCCGTAGGCGGAGCTGAAAACTTAAAAGTAGGCGATATGGTGGGTGCCAGCAATGCCGGCC
Above is a window of Elusimicrobiaceae bacterium DNA encoding:
- a CDS encoding GMP reductase, with amino-acid sequence MRIQDDIQLDYCDVLLRPKRSALASRSQVDIIRKYTFKWCPKEIEATGIVSANMFTTGTIEIAQEMQKQKLFTALHKHYSAEELLTFLKQNAEQNQNNDLIFISSGVSDNDFEKLKTVMDSGLANNICIDVANGYSPYLVNYVKKVRAAWPQALIMAGNVVTGDMCEDLILSGADIVKVGIGPGSVCTTRKLTGVGRPQFSTVIECADAAHGVSGMVCADGGCTVPGDVCKSFCAGADFVMLGGMLAGHEESAGELCTKHFQTGEVDLIDENSCAMKLVEKQYKKFYGMSSEYAQEAHYGGMKKYRASEGKVVEIPFRGPIEHTLLSILGGLRSCMTYIGAKRLKDMPKCATFYRVNRQLNNIFGEE
- a CDS encoding peptidylprolyl isomerase; the encoded protein is MINNGDKVKFDYTLTVDGKIQDTSAGRGPLEYTHGAGQIIVGLEEELASMNVGDKKTVQIKAEKAYGPVLQEAIRRVPKEAVGGAENLKVGDMVGASNAGHTFRAIVKEITDKEITLDFNHPLAGKDLTFEVEIKEINK